A window from Pseudomonas sp. Tri1 encodes these proteins:
- the glnE gene encoding bifunctional [glutamate--ammonia ligase]-adenylyl-L-tyrosine phosphorylase/[glutamate--ammonia-ligase] adenylyltransferase: MSLPTLAEVPAILQSLVSRAEQSFRAAVALFNDDHGLSAWTPERWDAFKRVAAASDFVIEQSLRDPAMLLDLVRSGELDRSLSPGEMCAQIGAAVRAAETEDELGRVLRRQRTRQQVRIIWRDLTRQADLVQTCRDLSDMADTCIDQAYQWLYQRLSQQFGTPTGRRSGEPQQMVILGMGKLGAVELNLSSDIDLIFAYPEGGETVGAKRPLDNQEFFIRVGQRLIKALDPMTVDGFVFRVDMRLRPYGSAGALVLSFNALEQYYQDQGRDWERYAMIKARVVAGDQVAGAQLLDMLRPFVYRRYLDFSAIEALRTMKQLIQQEVRRKGMADNIKLGSGGIREVEFIAQAFQLIHGGRDLSLQQRPLLKVLGTLEGQGYLPAKVVDELRQGYEFLRYTEHAIQAIADRQTQMLPDNPQDQARIAFMLGFADWAAFHEQLMYWRTRVAWHFGQVIADPDEDEGSESEVVVGGEWLPLWEDSQDEGAACRQLQEGGFVDGPKALKALAALRASPQLRAMQRLGRERLDAFIPRLLAQAVEHANPDLVLERVLPLVEAVARRSAYLVLLTENPGALRRLLTLCAASPWIAEQITRFPLLLDELLNEGRLFKPPLAPELAAELRERLTRIPEDDLEQQMEALRHFKLAHRLRVAASEIAGSLPLMKVSDYLTWLAEAILEQVLALAWRQTVAKHGVPLRTNGSLCDPGFIIVGYGKVGGLELGHGSDLDLVFIHDGDPQAETDGPKPIDGAQFFTRLGQRIIHLLTAQTNSGQLYEVDMRLRPSGASGLLVSSLGAFARYQENEAWTWEHQALVRARVLVGSQDVGQAFEKVRAQVLGRKRDLPTLRQEVSEMRAKMRDNLGSKATAAGTAANAFEATAPFDLKQDAGGIVDIEFMVQYAALAWSEEHPSLLRYTDNIRILEGLQEVGLMPVEDATLLREAYKAYRSAAHRQALQKEAGVIAGDQFMDERRQVVRIWRELGLS; encoded by the coding sequence ATGAGCCTGCCCACGCTTGCCGAAGTACCGGCCATTCTCCAGTCATTGGTCAGTCGTGCCGAGCAGTCGTTCCGTGCGGCGGTCGCCTTGTTCAACGACGACCACGGGTTATCTGCCTGGACGCCCGAGCGTTGGGACGCGTTCAAGCGTGTTGCCGCTGCCAGTGATTTTGTCATCGAGCAGAGTCTCCGTGACCCTGCGATGCTGTTGGATCTGGTGCGCAGCGGCGAGCTGGATCGCAGCCTCAGCCCCGGTGAAATGTGCGCACAGATCGGCGCCGCAGTGCGGGCCGCCGAGACCGAGGATGAGTTGGGGCGCGTCCTGCGCCGCCAACGCACCCGTCAGCAGGTGCGGATCATCTGGCGTGACCTGACCCGCCAGGCCGATCTGGTCCAGACCTGCCGCGACCTTTCGGATATGGCCGACACTTGCATCGACCAGGCTTATCAATGGCTGTACCAGCGCCTCAGCCAGCAATTCGGCACGCCCACTGGCCGGCGTAGCGGTGAGCCGCAGCAGATGGTCATCCTGGGCATGGGCAAGCTCGGTGCGGTGGAGCTGAACCTTTCGTCGGACATCGACCTGATTTTCGCCTACCCCGAGGGTGGCGAAACCGTCGGTGCGAAGCGTCCGCTGGATAACCAGGAGTTTTTCATTCGCGTTGGCCAGCGCCTGATCAAGGCCCTGGACCCGATGACCGTCGACGGTTTCGTATTTCGCGTCGACATGCGCCTGCGCCCCTACGGTTCGGCCGGTGCGCTGGTGCTGAGCTTCAATGCCTTGGAACAGTATTACCAGGACCAGGGCCGCGACTGGGAACGCTACGCGATGATCAAGGCGCGGGTGGTGGCCGGCGATCAGGTGGCGGGTGCGCAGTTGCTCGACATGCTGCGTCCATTCGTTTATCGCCGTTACCTGGATTTTTCCGCCATTGAAGCGTTGCGCACCATGAAGCAGCTGATCCAGCAGGAAGTGCGGCGCAAAGGCATGGCCGACAACATCAAGCTGGGCTCGGGCGGCATTCGCGAGGTGGAGTTCATCGCCCAGGCGTTCCAGTTGATCCATGGCGGTCGCGACTTGAGCTTGCAGCAACGCCCGTTGCTCAAAGTGCTGGGCACCCTGGAAGGCCAGGGCTATCTGCCGGCCAAGGTGGTCGATGAGCTGCGCCAGGGTTACGAATTCCTGCGTTATACCGAACATGCGATCCAGGCCATTGCCGACCGTCAGACCCAGATGTTGCCGGACAACCCGCAGGACCAGGCGCGCATTGCGTTCATGCTGGGCTTTGCCGACTGGGCGGCGTTCCATGAACAATTGATGTACTGGCGCACACGTGTGGCCTGGCATTTCGGCCAGGTCATCGCTGACCCGGATGAAGACGAGGGCAGCGAAAGTGAAGTGGTGGTGGGTGGCGAATGGTTGCCATTGTGGGAAGACAGTCAGGACGAAGGGGCTGCGTGTCGTCAACTGCAAGAGGGTGGGTTTGTCGATGGGCCCAAAGCCCTCAAGGCCCTGGCTGCCCTGCGCGCCAGCCCGCAATTGCGTGCCATGCAGCGCCTGGGGCGTGAGCGTCTGGATGCGTTCATTCCGCGGCTGCTGGCCCAGGCGGTGGAGCATGCCAATCCGGATCTGGTGCTGGAACGGGTGCTGCCGCTGGTGGAAGCCGTGGCCCGCCGTTCGGCCTATCTGGTCCTGCTCACGGAAAACCCCGGTGCCCTGCGGCGTTTGCTGACGCTGTGCGCGGCGAGCCCGTGGATCGCCGAGCAGATCACTCGTTTTCCGTTGCTGCTCGATGAGTTGCTCAATGAGGGCCGCTTGTTCAAGCCGCCGTTGGCGCCGGAACTGGCGGCAGAGTTGCGTGAGCGTCTGACGCGAATTCCCGAGGATGACCTCGAGCAGCAAATGGAGGCGCTGCGGCATTTCAAGTTGGCGCACCGTCTGCGGGTGGCCGCCTCGGAAATCGCCGGTAGCCTGCCATTGATGAAAGTCAGCGATTACCTGACCTGGCTGGCCGAGGCGATCCTTGAGCAGGTACTGGCCCTGGCCTGGCGCCAGACGGTGGCCAAGCATGGCGTGCCGTTGCGCACCAATGGCAGCCTGTGCGATCCGGGCTTCATTATTGTCGGTTATGGGAAAGTCGGCGGCCTGGAATTGGGGCATGGTTCCGACCTGGACCTGGTGTTCATCCACGATGGCGACCCACAGGCGGAAACCGATGGCCCGAAACCTATCGACGGCGCGCAGTTTTTTACTCGGCTCGGCCAGCGGATCATTCACTTGCTGACCGCCCAGACCAACTCCGGGCAGCTGTATGAAGTGGACATGCGCCTGCGACCGTCCGGGGCGTCGGGCTTGTTGGTCAGTTCCCTCGGGGCGTTTGCTCGTTATCAGGAGAACGAAGCCTGGACCTGGGAACACCAAGCGCTGGTGCGGGCCCGAGTGTTGGTGGGCAGCCAGGACGTGGGGCAGGCGTTCGAGAAAGTCCGCGCCCAGGTGTTGGGACGCAAGCGTGATTTGCCGACGCTGCGCCAGGAGGTCAGCGAGATGCGCGCCAAGATGCGCGATAATCTGGGCAGCAAGGCCACCGCCGCCGGGACTGCGGCAAATGCCTTCGAGGCCACGGCACCCTTCGACCTCAAGCAGGATGCCGGAGGTATCGTCGATATTGAATTTATGGTGCAATACGCGGCCCTGGCGTGGTCCGAGGAACACCCGTCACTGCTGCGCTACACCGACAACATCCGCATCCTGGAAGGGTTGCAGGAGGTCGGGCTGATGCCGGTTGAGGACGCCACCCTGTTGCGCGAGGCCTATAAAGCCTACCGCTCCGCCGCTCACCGCCAGGCCTTGCAGAAAGAAGCCGGGGTGATTGCAGGCGACCAGTTCATGGATGAGCGCAGGCAGGTAGTGCGGATCTGGCGAGAGCTGGGCCTGAGCTGA
- the rfaP gene encoding lipopolysaccharide core heptose(I) kinase RfaP, giving the protein MKLMLAEPFKSLWAGRDAFAEVEALKGEVYRELEARRTLRTEVDGRGFFVKIHRGIGWGEIFKNLFTAKLPVLGAGQEWKAIQRLQEVGVPTMTAVAYGEKGSNPADQHSFIVTEELAPTVSLEDFSIDWLKQPPQPALKHALIAEVARMTGMMHRAGVNHRDCYICHFLLHTDKPVTPGDFKLSVIDLHRAQTRAAITTRWRNKDLAALYFSALDIGLTRRDKLRFLKGYFQQPLRRILAEEAALLAWLEGKANKLYARKQRYGDAL; this is encoded by the coding sequence ATGAAATTGATGCTGGCCGAACCGTTCAAGAGCCTTTGGGCCGGGCGCGATGCGTTCGCCGAAGTCGAGGCGCTCAAGGGCGAGGTCTATCGTGAACTGGAAGCCCGGCGCACCTTGCGCACGGAGGTGGACGGTCGCGGCTTTTTCGTGAAGATTCACCGCGGCATCGGTTGGGGCGAAATTTTCAAGAATCTGTTCACCGCCAAGCTGCCGGTACTCGGTGCGGGCCAGGAATGGAAGGCGATCCAGCGCTTGCAGGAAGTCGGCGTGCCGACCATGACCGCTGTCGCCTATGGCGAGAAGGGCAGCAACCCGGCGGACCAGCATTCGTTCATTGTCACCGAGGAACTGGCGCCGACCGTCAGCCTTGAAGACTTCAGCATCGATTGGCTCAAGCAGCCGCCGCAGCCGGCACTCAAGCATGCGCTGATCGCCGAGGTCGCACGCATGACCGGCATGATGCACCGTGCCGGGGTCAACCATCGTGACTGCTATATCTGCCACTTTTTGCTGCATACCGACAAACCGGTGACTCCGGGGGATTTCAAACTCTCGGTGATCGACCTGCACCGCGCCCAGACCCGTGCGGCCATTACGACCCGTTGGCGCAACAAGGATCTGGCGGCGCTGTATTTCTCGGCGCTGGACATCGGTCTGACCCGCCGCGACAAGCTGCGTTTCCTCAAGGGCTATTTCCAGCAGCCGCTGCGCCGGATCCTCGCCGAAGAGGCTGCGTTGCTGGCCTGGCTCGAAGGCAAGGCCAACAAGCTTTACGCCCGAAAACAGCGGTACGGGGACGCGCTCTGA
- a CDS encoding lipopolysaccharide kinase InaA family protein, with protein sequence MTDFLAAEDRALLQRHGLDNFEALWARQLDAVDEPNTSGGGWSSVFRLDLEGQGYYLKRQSNYLTRTLSHPFGEPSFSREFRNISRYRRLGIPALQAVFYGQRKVDGEVRAILLTRALDGWDDLDSLLQRWPTLTAAQRATILKACGQLARRLHGMHQVHGCFYPKHIFLQTTASGYQAQLIDLEKTRPLLFGQRDRVKDLEPLLRRASIWNQDDVRQLLATYLDQPLDSDLVDSWMTRLSARRNHKEAR encoded by the coding sequence ATGACTGATTTCCTGGCCGCTGAAGACCGGGCGTTGCTGCAACGTCATGGCCTGGACAACTTCGAGGCCCTGTGGGCGCGGCAACTGGATGCGGTGGATGAGCCCAATACCTCGGGTGGTGGCTGGAGCAGCGTGTTCCGGCTGGACCTGGAAGGGCAAGGCTATTACCTCAAGCGCCAGAGCAATTACCTGACCCGGACCTTGTCCCACCCGTTTGGCGAGCCGAGTTTTTCCCGGGAGTTTCGTAACATCAGCCGTTATCGGCGGTTGGGCATTCCGGCGCTGCAAGCGGTGTTCTATGGCCAGCGCAAGGTCGACGGCGAGGTGCGGGCGATCCTGCTGACCCGTGCCCTGGACGGCTGGGATGACCTGGACTCGCTGCTACAGCGCTGGCCGACCCTGACGGCGGCGCAACGCGCCACCATCTTGAAAGCCTGCGGCCAGTTGGCGCGGCGCCTGCACGGCATGCATCAGGTTCACGGTTGCTTCTATCCCAAGCACATCTTTCTGCAAACCACTGCCAGCGGCTATCAGGCGCAACTGATCGACCTGGAAAAGACCCGGCCGCTGTTGTTCGGCCAGCGGGATCGGGTCAAGGACCTGGAGCCCTTGCTGCGTCGCGCCTCGATCTGGAATCAGGACGATGTGCGCCAGCTGCTGGCGACCTACTTGGACCAGCCGCTCGACAGTGATCTGGTCGACAGCTGGATGACCCGCCTGAGCGCCCGGCGCAACCATAAGGAAGCCCGTTGA
- a CDS encoding glycosyltransferase family 4 protein, with translation MQLAFVLYKYFPFGGLQRDFMRIALECQRRGHQIRVYTLIWEGDVPPGFEVLVAPVKALFNHRRNEKLSAWMEADLAKRPVDRLIGFNKMPGLDVYYAADGCFEDKAQNLRNSLYRRWGRYRHFAEYERAVFAKDAKTDVLMISEVQQPLFIKHYGTPLERFHLLPPGIAQDRRRPADADEIRAAFRAEFELADDDLLLVQIGSGFKTKGVDRSLKALAALPTELRKRTRLFVIGQDDPKVFQLQSAALGLGDNVRFLKGRSDIPRFLLGADLLIHPAYNENTGTVLLEALVAGLPVLVSAVCGYAHYIAEADSGLVLDEPFEQAQLTEYLGRMLSDADARATWSRNGLAFAETADLYSMPQHAADVILAEHSQ, from the coding sequence ATGCAATTGGCTTTTGTCCTTTACAAGTACTTCCCCTTCGGAGGCTTGCAGCGTGATTTCATGCGCATCGCCCTGGAATGCCAGCGACGCGGTCACCAGATCCGCGTCTATACGCTGATCTGGGAAGGTGACGTCCCGCCGGGCTTCGAGGTGCTGGTGGCGCCGGTCAAGGCGCTGTTCAACCACCGTCGCAACGAAAAACTCAGCGCGTGGATGGAAGCCGACCTGGCCAAGCGCCCGGTGGACCGTTTGATTGGCTTCAACAAGATGCCCGGCCTGGATGTGTATTACGCCGCCGACGGCTGCTTCGAAGACAAGGCGCAGAACCTGCGTAACTCGCTGTACCGGCGTTGGGGCCGCTACCGGCACTTCGCTGAGTACGAGCGGGCGGTGTTCGCCAAGGATGCCAAGACCGACGTGCTGATGATTTCCGAAGTCCAGCAGCCGCTGTTCATCAAGCACTACGGCACGCCGCTGGAACGCTTTCACCTGCTGCCGCCGGGCATCGCCCAGGACCGGCGCCGCCCCGCCGATGCCGACGAGATCCGCGCCGCGTTCCGTGCCGAATTCGAGCTGGCCGACGATGACCTGTTGTTGGTGCAAATCGGTTCCGGGTTCAAGACCAAGGGCGTGGATCGTAGCCTCAAGGCCCTGGCCGCCTTGCCCACCGAGTTGAGAAAACGCACCCGGCTGTTTGTAATTGGCCAGGACGACCCCAAAGTATTCCAACTGCAGAGCGCCGCGCTGGGGCTCGGTGACAACGTGCGGTTCCTCAAGGGTCGCAGTGATATTCCGCGTTTCCTGCTGGGCGCCGACCTGTTGATCCATCCGGCGTACAACGAGAACACCGGCACCGTACTGCTCGAAGCGCTGGTGGCCGGTTTGCCGGTGCTGGTCAGCGCGGTGTGCGGGTATGCCCATTACATCGCCGAGGCCGACAGCGGCCTGGTGCTCGACGAGCCATTCGAACAGGCCCAGCTCACCGAATACCTGGGCCGTATGTTGAGCGACGCCGACGCACGGGCGACCTGGAGCCGCAACGGTCTGGCCTTCGCCGAGACGGCCGACCTCTACAGCATGCCGCAGCACGCGGCGGACGTGATATTGGCGGAGCACTCGCAATGA
- a CDS encoding lipopolysaccharide kinase InaA family protein — MHLSELKSAGRSPGLPLSLELADAAGPAKLQLLTLLRVLPGQRYVGAGVWRGRPVLAKLLVGSKAARHFQRELQGVRLLAEQGLTTPLLLADGLKEGEGGWLLFELLEGAESLGDAWKQVEHLPLLADEQTAVLAEALGAIAQLHGKGLWQEDLHLDNLLRHDGKLYLIDGAGIRAETPGQPLSRHKVLENLGVFFAQLPKSIEPFNEELLVYYLLGNAEHALPMEALQKQIDKVHAWRLKDFLAKVGRECSLFSVRRGPFGLRAIRRDEEAAMMPVLEQADALLDQGHLYKTGGAASVGKVNVNGRTLVIKRYNIKNFAHWLKRFWRPSRAWHSWREGHRLAFLGIATPKPLALLEKRFLWLRRGAYLVTEHLSGPDIIERFAPYVESGDAPEPELLALDRLFADLIRERISHGDLKGHNLFWQQDRWALIDLDSMCQHRTHASFAPAYARDRARFMRNWPESSALYRVIDGRLPKDVESAP, encoded by the coding sequence ATGCACTTGTCCGAATTGAAGAGCGCCGGCCGCAGCCCCGGCCTGCCTCTGAGCCTGGAGCTGGCCGATGCCGCCGGCCCGGCGAAGTTGCAGCTGCTTACGCTGTTGCGGGTGTTGCCGGGGCAGCGTTATGTCGGTGCGGGCGTCTGGCGCGGGCGACCGGTGCTGGCCAAGTTGCTGGTGGGCAGCAAGGCTGCCCGGCATTTTCAACGGGAATTGCAAGGCGTGCGCCTGCTGGCGGAGCAAGGGCTGACAACCCCGTTGTTGTTGGCCGATGGCCTGAAAGAGGGCGAGGGCGGCTGGTTGTTGTTCGAGTTGCTCGAAGGTGCCGAGAGCCTGGGGGATGCCTGGAAACAGGTCGAGCACCTGCCGTTGCTGGCTGATGAACAAACAGCGGTATTGGCCGAAGCTCTGGGGGCCATTGCACAACTGCACGGCAAAGGCCTGTGGCAAGAAGACTTGCACCTGGACAATCTGCTGCGCCACGACGGCAAGCTCTATTTGATCGACGGTGCTGGCATCCGCGCTGAAACCCCAGGGCAACCGTTGTCACGGCACAAAGTCCTGGAGAACCTGGGGGTGTTTTTTGCCCAGCTTCCCAAATCCATCGAGCCGTTCAATGAAGAACTCTTGGTGTATTACCTGCTGGGCAACGCCGAACACGCGCTGCCCATGGAAGCGTTGCAAAAACAGATCGATAAGGTCCACGCCTGGCGCCTGAAGGACTTCCTGGCGAAGGTTGGGCGCGAATGCAGCCTGTTCAGTGTACGGCGCGGGCCTTTCGGCCTACGGGCGATCCGGCGCGATGAAGAAGCGGCCATGATGCCGGTGCTGGAACAGGCTGATGCCTTGCTCGACCAGGGTCACCTGTACAAGACCGGTGGCGCGGCGAGTGTCGGCAAAGTCAATGTGAATGGCCGCACGTTGGTGATCAAACGCTACAACATCAAGAACTTCGCCCATTGGCTCAAGCGCTTCTGGCGTCCGAGCCGCGCCTGGCATTCCTGGCGCGAAGGCCATCGCCTGGCGTTCCTCGGCATCGCCACGCCCAAGCCGCTGGCCTTGCTGGAGAAGCGTTTCCTGTGGCTGCGCCGCGGCGCCTATCTGGTGACCGAGCATCTGTCGGGCCCTGACATCATCGAGCGCTTCGCCCCCTACGTGGAAAGTGGTGATGCGCCAGAGCCTGAATTGCTGGCGCTGGACCGGCTGTTCGCCGACCTGATACGCGAGCGCATCAGCCACGGCGATTTGAAGGGCCACAACCTGTTCTGGCAGCAGGACCGCTGGGCGCTGATCGACCTGGATTCCATGTGCCAACACCGCACCCACGCCAGCTTCGCCCCGGCCTACGCCCGGGATCGCGCACGGTTCATGCGCAATTGGCCGGAGAGTAGTGCGTTGTATCGGGTGATTGATGGGCGGTTGCCCAAGGATGTCGAAAGCGCGCCATGA
- a CDS encoding lipopolysaccharide kinase InaA family protein — protein MSGWKLEPAYAELAQDFGSLEAVFALQGERLTRDPLSEVIRVQRNGVNYYVKRYVGAGKGLRRYLGKPRVKSEWQNLKRFAKWGIPTAEIVAWGLERNGAAYARGAMITRELPHTEDLSALADRQDSRLADRAWVDEVSRQLAGYTRTMHDHRFTHNDLKWRNLLIDDRAKLFLIDCPNGDFWRGFWLKYRITKDLACLDKVAKYHLSATQRLRFYLQYRQRERLDACDKKRIRHVVRFFEGRE, from the coding sequence ATGTCGGGTTGGAAACTGGAACCGGCCTATGCCGAGCTGGCGCAGGATTTCGGTAGCCTGGAGGCCGTGTTTGCCCTCCAGGGCGAGCGTCTGACGCGCGACCCGCTCTCAGAGGTGATTCGGGTGCAGCGCAACGGCGTGAATTACTACGTCAAGCGCTACGTTGGGGCCGGCAAGGGCTTGCGCCGTTATCTGGGCAAGCCAAGGGTCAAGTCCGAATGGCAGAACCTCAAGCGCTTCGCCAAATGGGGCATCCCCACCGCCGAAATCGTCGCCTGGGGCTTGGAGCGAAACGGTGCAGCCTATGCCCGTGGCGCGATGATCACCCGCGAACTGCCTCATACCGAAGACCTCTCGGCCCTGGCCGATCGTCAAGATTCGCGCCTGGCCGATCGAGCCTGGGTCGACGAGGTGAGTCGGCAATTGGCTGGCTACACGCGGACCATGCACGACCACCGCTTCACCCATAACGATCTGAAGTGGCGCAACCTGCTGATCGATGACCGAGCCAAGCTGTTCCTGATTGACTGCCCAAATGGCGATTTCTGGCGCGGTTTCTGGCTCAAGTACCGCATCACCAAGGACTTGGCGTGCCTGGATAAAGTAGCCAAATACCACTTGTCGGCCACCCAGCGCCTGCGTTTTTACCTGCAATATCGCCAGCGTGAGCGGCTCGATGCGTGCGACAAGAAACGCATCCGTCACGTGGTGAGATTTTTCGAGGGGCGTGAATGA
- the waaC gene encoding lipopolysaccharide heptosyltransferase I: MRVLLIKTSSLGDVIHALPALTDAARAIPGIKFDWVVEEGFAEIPTWHPAVGKVIPVAIRRWRKNLWQTIKSGEWRRFKQGVRAEKYDLVIDAQGLLKSAWLTRYVKAPVAGLDQHSAREPLAARFYSRRLAVARGQHAVERVRQLFALALGYDLPKTQGSYGLNVDRLVELPRRYPYVVFLHGTTWESKHWPELYWRQLTERMGQLGVVVKLPWGNPLEKARAERIAKGLRNVEVLPKLNLGGVGKVLAGAQACVAVDTGLGHLAAALDVPTISLLGPTNPRLTGAYGKSQVHLASDFPCAPCMQKQCTYPPTAEDARRFDLKREQPLCFTRLNPERVASHLSTLLAEEPR, from the coding sequence TTGCGGGTATTGCTGATCAAGACCTCTTCGCTGGGGGATGTGATTCACGCGCTGCCGGCACTGACTGACGCGGCGCGGGCGATTCCTGGCATTAAATTCGATTGGGTGGTGGAGGAAGGCTTCGCCGAAATCCCCACCTGGCACCCGGCTGTGGGCAAGGTCATCCCGGTGGCGATTCGTCGCTGGCGCAAGAACCTCTGGCAAACCATCAAGAGCGGCGAGTGGCGCCGCTTCAAGCAGGGCGTGCGGGCCGAAAAGTACGACTTGGTCATCGACGCCCAAGGCCTGCTGAAAAGTGCCTGGCTGACCCGTTACGTCAAGGCGCCGGTCGCGGGCCTGGATCAGCACTCGGCCCGCGAACCCTTGGCCGCGCGTTTTTATTCGCGCCGCCTGGCAGTGGCCCGTGGTCAGCATGCGGTGGAACGCGTGCGGCAACTGTTCGCCTTGGCGCTGGGGTATGACCTGCCCAAGACCCAGGGCAGCTACGGCCTGAACGTCGATCGCCTGGTGGAATTGCCGCGCAGATACCCTTATGTCGTATTCCTGCATGGCACGACGTGGGAATCCAAGCATTGGCCCGAGCTCTACTGGCGTCAGCTCACCGAACGCATGGGGCAGCTCGGCGTGGTGGTGAAGCTGCCGTGGGGCAACCCGTTGGAAAAGGCCCGGGCCGAACGCATCGCCAAGGGCCTGCGCAATGTCGAGGTCTTGCCGAAACTGAACCTGGGCGGCGTCGGCAAGGTACTCGCCGGTGCCCAGGCCTGCGTGGCGGTGGACACCGGTCTCGGTCATCTGGCCGCAGCCCTCGACGTACCGACCATCTCGCTGCTCGGCCCCACCAACCCGAGGCTGACTGGCGCCTATGGCAAGAGCCAGGTTCACCTCGCCAGCGATTTCCCTTGCGCGCCCTGCATGCAGAAACAATGCACCTACCCGCCGACCGCCGAAGATGCCCGTCGGTTTGACCTGAAACGCGAGCAGCCCCTGTGCTTCACGCGTCTGAACCCCGAGCGTGTTGCCAGCCACCTGAGCACGTTATTGGCTGAGGAGCCGCGCTGA
- the waaF gene encoding lipopolysaccharide heptosyltransferase II, translated as MNILIVGPSWVGDMVMAQTLFQCLKQRHPQCEIDVLAPEWSRPILERMPEVRKALSFPLGHGVLELATRRRIGKSLAGQYDQAILLPNSLKSALVPFFAGIPKRTGWRGEFRYGLLNDVRTLDKDRYPLMIERFMALAYEPGAELPKPYPRPSLAIDPVSREAALTKFGLSLDRPVLALCPGAEFGESKRWPAEHYAQVAEAKIRDGWQVWLFGSKKDHPVGEDIRSRLIPGLREESVNLSGDTSLAEAIDLLSCADCVVSNDSGLMHVAAALNRPLVAVYGSTSPGFTPPLADKVEIVRLGIECSPCFDRTCRFGHYNCLRQLMPLSVNEALERLQGTPVEVQ; from the coding sequence ATGAATATTCTGATCGTTGGGCCCAGTTGGGTCGGTGACATGGTGATGGCGCAGACACTGTTCCAGTGCCTGAAGCAGCGCCATCCACAGTGCGAAATCGATGTCCTGGCTCCGGAGTGGAGCCGGCCGATTCTCGAGCGTATGCCCGAGGTACGCAAGGCCTTGAGCTTCCCGCTTGGCCATGGCGTATTGGAGCTGGCAACCCGTCGACGCATCGGCAAATCCCTGGCCGGTCAGTACGACCAGGCGATCCTGTTGCCCAACTCCTTGAAGTCGGCGCTGGTGCCGTTCTTCGCCGGCATCCCCAAACGCACCGGCTGGCGTGGCGAGTTTCGCTACGGTCTGCTCAACGATGTGCGTACGCTGGACAAAGACCGCTACCCGCTGATGATCGAGCGCTTCATGGCCCTGGCCTACGAACCGGGTGCCGAGCTACCCAAACCGTACCCGCGCCCCAGCCTTGCGATCGACCCGGTCAGCCGTGAGGCGGCGTTGACCAAGTTCGGCCTGAGCCTGGATCGCCCGGTGCTGGCCCTGTGCCCAGGTGCCGAGTTTGGTGAATCCAAGCGCTGGCCGGCGGAACATTACGCCCAGGTCGCCGAAGCGAAGATTCGCGACGGTTGGCAAGTCTGGCTGTTCGGCTCGAAAAAGGATCACCCGGTGGGCGAAGACATCCGCTCGCGGCTGATTCCAGGCCTTCGGGAAGAGTCAGTGAACCTCAGCGGCGATACGTCCCTGGCCGAGGCCATTGATTTGTTGTCCTGCGCCGATTGCGTGGTGTCCAACGACTCCGGCCTGATGCACGTGGCCGCTGCCCTGAACCGCCCATTGGTGGCGGTCTACGGCTCCACGTCGCCAGGCTTCACGCCACCGCTGGCCGACAAGGTCGAAATCGTGCGCCTGGGCATCGAATGCAGCCCGTGCTTCGACCGCACCTGCCGCTTCGGTCATTACAACTGCCTGCGCCAGCTCATGCCATTGTCGGTGAACGAGGCCTTGGAGCGTTTGCAGGGCACACCCGTGGAGGTTCAGTAA